Within the Devosia lucknowensis genome, the region CGATAGCAGAACCGCGTGACGATGCCGAAATTGCCGCCACCGCCCCGAATGGCCCAGAACAGATCGGGATAGCTGCTCTCGCTGACTGTGAGGATGCTGCCCGAAGCGGTGACGATTTCCGCCGCGATCAGAGCATCGATGGTCAAACCTAGCTTGCGCGTGAGATAGCCAACGCCGCCACCCAGGGTCAGTCCGCCGATACCGACCGATGCGGAGTCTCCGAAGCCGACCGCGACACCATGGCCGTCGAGCGCCCGCGTGACCTCACCCGCCGTCAGTCCGCTTCCCGCCCAGACCGTCATCTCGTCAAGATCGATGTCGATGGCCTTGAGGTCGCGCAGATCGATGACGACGCCACCTTCGCTGGTGCTGTGACCGCACACGGAGTGACCGCCACTCCGCACGGCGATTTCCAGCATATTGCGCCGCGCAAAATCGACGACATCTGCGACATCGGCTGCGTTGGCGACGCGTGCGATCAGCATGGGCCGATGATCCCAGTTGCTGCTGGCAACTGCGCGCAGGGTTTCGTAGTCCGGGTCATCGCCAAGGGCAATCAGACCCAGGAACCGGATCCGCAACGCTTCGATTTCAAGCGCCAGCGGCGGACTGATCATGCCCTGCGCCTTGCGCATGTGGACGTTCATTTCTTTCGCTCCAAACAATGGCGCGCAGAGGCGCCGCATGGCGGGGCGTGATAATGAAACGCCGACGACTGTTCCCCACCTGTTTGTGCGGGAAAGTTGAAATGGCTCCGCTAGCGACCGAAGACTTACCCCGCGATGCAAAGCGACATCCGGCCGTAAGAATCTTGATGCAGAACACCTCGCCACCGCGTACATATTGTTCCCAGTTTTTTCCGATCCTTGTTGAGGCGATTGCCGTGTCTTACTCGAAGTGGACCACCCGTCTGCACGCGCTGGCGAGGCCGATGACCCGCTGCGCAACCGTCGCTGCGCTGATGCTCACGGTTCTGCCCGCCACGCAGGCTGCAGACCCCCTGCCAGCGCCCACCGGCCCGGTGATCCTCACCGTCAGCGGCAATGTGGAGGTGACCAACACGCCCGAAGGCGCAGCCTTCGATCGTCAGATGCTGACCGACCTCGGCATAGCCGAAATCCGGACATCCACCCCCTGGACCGATGGCGTCGTTACCTTCGGCGGGGTCCTGGGGCGCACGGTGCTCGAGCGCGTGGGCGCCGACGGCACGCTCATCCTGGCTTCGGCGCTCAACGACTACACGGTCGAGGTGCCGATGTCGGACTTCATGGACTATGA harbors:
- a CDS encoding molybdopterin-dependent oxidoreductase, with protein sequence MTRCATVAALMLTVLPATQAADPLPAPTGPVILTVSGNVEVTNTPEGAAFDRQMLTDLGIAEIRTSTPWTDGVVTFGGVLGRTVLERVGADGTLILASALNDYTVEVPMSDFMDYDVMLAMELNGEEMQVSDKGPLWIVYPRDDVPALQDRKLHERWVWQLKALKIQ